A region of the Thermodesulfobacteriota bacterium genome:
ACCCGGGAAAATTCTTCTCGGCCGACCTGGACAAGGCCAGCGAGGATAACGAGAGGAACGCCATACTCATAGAGACCCCGGGCGGCAAGAGGTTCGTTACCGTCCAGATCGCGGGCCTTATAGCCAGGAGGATAGTCTGCTGCCTCAAAGAGGGTGTAGACGTAGAGAAGGGCAAGAGGTTCGGGATGATCAGGTTCGGCTCCAGGCTCGACGTCTACCTCCCGCCGGAGGCGAGGGTGGAGGTAAGGGTCGGCGACAGGGTCAAGGCCGGGAGTTCCATACTCGGCTACTGGTAGGAGGTCAAAATGCTGGATAACGAGATAGACAATAAAGGCAAGAGCCGGAAGGGGATAAAGAGGGGCGTCTATCTGCTGCCGAACCTCATCACCTCGGCGAGCCTCTTCGGCGGTTTTTACGCCATAGTCGCCTCGCTCGACGGCAACTTCGAGATGGCGGCCGTGGCGATAATCATCTCGGGGCTCCTCGACGGGTTGGACGGGAGGCTGGCCAGGCTTACCGGCACAACGAGCAAGTTCGGCGTGGAGTACGACTCGCTCTCGGACCTCGTGGCCTTCGGGCTCGCCCCGGCCATACTTATCTTCACCTGGGCGCTCAGGCCGTTCGGTAGGTACGGATGGCTCGCGGCCTTCCTCTTCGTGGTATGCGCGGCGCTCAGGCTCGCGCGCTTCAACGTCCAGATAACCACTATCGAGAGCAAGCGATTTAACGGACTGCCGGTACCGGCCGCCGCCGGGCTCGTGGCCTCCACGGTGCTCCTCCTCCACTACATAGGACAGCCCGAGACGGTAAAGCACGTCACGGTACTGCTACTCGTGTACACGCTGGCCTTCCTCATGGTCAGCAACGTAAAGTACTACAGCTTCAAGGAGCTTAACCTCTCGAAGAGGATGCCGTTTAACCTGCTGGTGGCCCTTATATTCGTCTTTATCGTAATCGCCGCGCAGCCGCAGATAATGCTCTTCGCGCTTGCGTTCTCCTACACGGCCTCCGGCCCCCTTACCACGCTCTTGGACAGGAGGAAGAAAGCCGCGGCAAAGGCCATAGAGGCGGCGGGGGAAGCGGGGGTGGGTGGAAAAGACGGAGGCAGGGCCGCGGAGGATCGTCCCCGTAAATAAAACGGGTAGAGATTATGGATAACCATGTAAGGATATTCGATACCACCTTGAGGGACGGCGAGCAGTCGCCGGGCGCCTCCATGAACGTGGAGGAGAAGGTGATCGTGGCGAGGCAGCTCGCCAAGCTCGGGGTGGACATAATAGAGGCCGGCTTCGCCTTCAGCTCGCCTGGCGACTTCGAGGCCGTCGCGAGGATCGCTCAAGAGGTGGAGGGGCCGGTGGTCTGCTCGCTCGCGCGTTCCATACCCGGCGATATAGAGTCGGCCCGGGACGCCTTGAAGGGTGCCGCTAAGCCGAGGATACACACCTTTATCTCCACCTCGGACATACATCTAAAGCACCAGTTCCGCATGACGAGAGAAGAGGCCCTGAAGAGGGCCGTGGAGATGGTCTCTCTCGCCCGGGGCTACGTCGACGACGTGGAGTTCTCCCCCATGGACGCCTCCAGGAGCGAAGTGTCCTATCTCTACGAGGTAATAGAGGCGACCATAGAGGCGGGTGCGACGACGGTGAACATCCCGGACACGGTAGGGTACGCGCTGCCGGATAAGTTCGGAGAACTCATAAAGGGGATACGGGATAACGTGCCGAACATAGGCCGCGCCGTCATATCGGTCCACTGCCATAACGACCTCGGGCTCGCCGTGGCCAACTCGCTTGCCGCCGTAATAAACGGCGCCAGACAGGTGGAGTGCACCATAAACGGCATAGGCGAGAGGGCCGGGAACGCCTCCCTGGAAGAGATAGTGATGATCATAAAGACACGGCGGGACGTCCTCGGCCTCGATACCGGCATAAACGCCGAGCAGATATACCCGTCGAGCAGGCTCGTCACCGGCATAACCGGCATGGTGGTACAGCCCAACAAGGCCATAGTCGGAGATAACGCCTTCGCCCACGAGGCCGGCATACACCAGGACGGGCTCCTGAAGGAGAAGACCACCTACGAGATAATGAGCCCCGAGAGCGTAGGGATAGCCCAGTCCACGCTCGTTATGGGGAAGCACTCGGGCCGCCACGCCTTCAAGGTCAGGCTCGCCGAACTATGCTACGAGCTCGGCGATGAGGATTTAAACAAGGCCTTCGCGCGCTTCAAGCGCCTTGCCGACAAGAAAAAAGAGATCTTCGACGAGGACATAGAGGCCATCGTGCAGGACGAGGTGTTGAGGATCGAGGTGGCCGAGCGTTATAAGCTCTTGAAACTCAACGTGGCGAGCGGCACGGAGACCCAGCCCCGTGCCACGGTCGAGATGGAGGTCGACGGCAAGGTAGTAAAAGAGGAGGGTGTCGGCGACGGGCCGGTGGACGCCGCCTTCAAGGTGATAAAGAAGGTAACCGGCACCGGGAGCGAGCTCCTGAGGTACTCGGTCAACGCCATAACCGGAGGGACCGACGCCCAGGGCGAGGTTACGTGCAGGCTCAGGGAAGGAGAGCACATAGTGCTCGGCCAGGGCGCCCACACCGATATAATCGTGGCGAGCGCGAGGGCCTACATAAACGCGCTTAACAGGCTCGCCCACAGGAAACAGGTAAGGAAGGAACGGCTCATATGAGACCTATGACCATAACGGAAAAGATACTCGCGAAGCACGCGGGCCTCAAGGAGGTCGTGCCGGGCGAGCTCATAAACGCAAGGGTGGACATCGCGCTCGGTAACGACATAACCGCGCCCATAGCCATCAAGGCTTTCAGGAAGATAGGCGCCAAAAAGGTCTTTAACCGTAAGAGGGTCGTCCTCATCCCGGACCACTTTACGCCCAATAAGGACATCCAGTCGGCCGCGCAGTGCAAGGTGTTGAAGGAGTTCGCGATCGAGCAGCGGCTCACGCACTACTTCGAGGGCGGGGACGTCGGGGTGGAGCACGCCCTCCTGCCGGAGAAGGGGATAGTCGGGCCCGGCGACCTCGTAATCGGCGCGGACTCGCACACCTGCACCTACGGCGCTCTCGGAGCGTTCTCGACGGGAGTGGGCTCCACCGACCTCGCGGCCGCCATGATAACGGGAAAGCTCTGGTTCAAGGTGCCGGAGTCCGTTAAGTTCGTCTTCCGCGGGAGGCTCAGGAAATGGGTCAGCGGGAAGGATTTAATCCTCCGAACCATAGGGGACATAGGCGTTGACGGCGCCCTCTACAGGGCGATGGAGTTCACCGGGAGCGTTATAAAAAAACTCAGCATGGACAGCCGCCTTGCCATGTGCAACATGGCCATAGAGGCCGGCGGCAAGAACGGTATTATAGAGCCGGATGAAACGACCGAAGAGTACGTAAAGAGGCGGACCGAACGGGCTTATAAGTTCTACTCCAGCGACCGGGACGCCGAGTACTCCGACGTCATCGAATACGACTGCTCGAAGATAGAGCCGCAGGTAGCCTGCCCGCACCTGCCCGAGAACACGAAGAACGTAACCGAGGTCGGGAACATCCCGATAGACCAGGTAGTGATAGGCTCGTGCACCAACGGGAGGCTAGAGGACATGCAGGTGGCGGCGAGAGTCTTGAAGGGGAAGAAGGTGGCCAAGTACACGAGGCTCATCGTAATCCCGGCCACCCCCTTCATATACGAGGAGTCCATGAGGCGGGGGTGGTTCGACGTATTCCTCAAGGCAGGCGGGGTGATAAGCCCTCCCACGTGCGGGCCGTGTCTTGGCGGACACATGGGCGTACTCGCCGCCGGAGAGAGGGCCGTAGCCACGACCAACAGGAACTTCGTCGGAAGGATGGGGGACGTGAAGAGCGAGGTCTATCTTACGAACCCGGCCGTGGCCGCGGCCTCGGCCGTGAAGGGCCGCATCGCCCACCCCGACGAGGTCGTGCGGTAAAGAATAAAACGGAGAAGCACGAGGATGAAAATTAAAGGAAGAGTCTGGAAGTTCGGTAAGGACATCGATACCGACAGGATAATCCCGGCCAGGTATCTCACCACGAGCGACCCGGCGGAGCTGGCGAAGTACTGCATGGAGGACGAGGACCCGTCTTTCAGCAAGAACGTGAGGGCCGGGGACATAATCGTAGCCGGAAAGAACTTTGGCTGCGGCTCTTCCAGGGAGCACGCCCCGATAGCCATAAAGGCCGCCGGGGTGGGCTGCGTGGTGGCAAAAAGTTTCGCGAGGATCTTCTTCCGTAACTCGTTCAACATGGGTCTTCCCATACTCGAGTGCCCGGAGGCGGTCGGCTCGGCAAGGACGGGCGATATCTTCGAGGTCGACATGGCGAGCGGGGAGATACGCAACGTGACCCGGAAGAAGAAGTTCAAGGCACGCCCCGTACCGCCCTTCATGCAGGAGCTTGTAAGGGCCGGGGGACTTATGAAGTGGATAAAGAAAAAAGGGTTT
Encoded here:
- a CDS encoding 2-isopropylmalate synthase, giving the protein MDNHVRIFDTTLRDGEQSPGASMNVEEKVIVARQLAKLGVDIIEAGFAFSSPGDFEAVARIAQEVEGPVVCSLARSIPGDIESARDALKGAAKPRIHTFISTSDIHLKHQFRMTREEALKRAVEMVSLARGYVDDVEFSPMDASRSEVSYLYEVIEATIEAGATTVNIPDTVGYALPDKFGELIKGIRDNVPNIGRAVISVHCHNDLGLAVANSLAAVINGARQVECTINGIGERAGNASLEEIVMIIKTRRDVLGLDTGINAEQIYPSSRLVTGITGMVVQPNKAIVGDNAFAHEAGIHQDGLLKEKTTYEIMSPESVGIAQSTLVMGKHSGRHAFKVRLAELCYELGDEDLNKAFARFKRLADKKKEIFDEDIEAIVQDEVLRIEVAERYKLLKLNVASGTETQPRATVEMEVDGKVVKEEGVGDGPVDAAFKVIKKVTGTGSELLRYSVNAITGGTDAQGEVTCRLREGEHIVLGQGAHTDIIVASARAYINALNRLAHRKQVRKERLI
- the leuC gene encoding 3-isopropylmalate dehydratase large subunit — protein: MTITEKILAKHAGLKEVVPGELINARVDIALGNDITAPIAIKAFRKIGAKKVFNRKRVVLIPDHFTPNKDIQSAAQCKVLKEFAIEQRLTHYFEGGDVGVEHALLPEKGIVGPGDLVIGADSHTCTYGALGAFSTGVGSTDLAAAMITGKLWFKVPESVKFVFRGRLRKWVSGKDLILRTIGDIGVDGALYRAMEFTGSVIKKLSMDSRLAMCNMAIEAGGKNGIIEPDETTEEYVKRRTERAYKFYSSDRDAEYSDVIEYDCSKIEPQVACPHLPENTKNVTEVGNIPIDQVVIGSCTNGRLEDMQVAARVLKGKKVAKYTRLIVIPATPFIYEESMRRGWFDVFLKAGGVISPPTCGPCLGGHMGVLAAGERAVATTNRNFVGRMGDVKSEVYLTNPAVAAASAVKGRIAHPDEVVR
- the leuD gene encoding 3-isopropylmalate dehydratase small subunit; translation: MKIKGRVWKFGKDIDTDRIIPARYLTTSDPAELAKYCMEDEDPSFSKNVRAGDIIVAGKNFGCGSSREHAPIAIKAAGVGCVVAKSFARIFFRNSFNMGLPILECPEAVGSARTGDIFEVDMASGEIRNVTRKKKFKARPVPPFMQELVRAGGLMKWIKKKGF
- the pssA gene encoding CDP-diacylglycerol--serine O-phosphatidyltransferase, coding for MLDNEIDNKGKSRKGIKRGVYLLPNLITSASLFGGFYAIVASLDGNFEMAAVAIIISGLLDGLDGRLARLTGTTSKFGVEYDSLSDLVAFGLAPAILIFTWALRPFGRYGWLAAFLFVVCAALRLARFNVQITTIESKRFNGLPVPAAAGLVASTVLLLHYIGQPETVKHVTVLLLVYTLAFLMVSNVKYYSFKELNLSKRMPFNLLVALIFVFIVIAAQPQIMLFALAFSYTASGPLTTLLDRRKKAAAKAIEAAGEAGVGGKDGGRAAEDRPRK
- a CDS encoding phosphatidylserine decarboxylase family protein; the encoded protein is FRDPEREVPPGDDSIISPADGRVIKVEPASEDTLLKGEATKISIFMNVFNVHVNRVPASGRVTAVAYHPGKFFSADLDKASEDNERNAILIETPGGKRFVTVQIAGLIARRIVCCLKEGVDVEKGKRFGMIRFGSRLDVYLPPEARVEVRVGDRVKAGSSILGYW